The Ipomoea triloba cultivar NCNSP0323 chromosome 4, ASM357664v1 DNA segment GGAGGCCGTCGCACGCCGTCTCATCTCCCTGCGTGATTCACAGGTCCTCGAAGAGGGATCCGGCCTCCGTCCAGCCTTTGAGGTAAGCATAATTGGTACCTATTCTCCttgtgattttattttattaactgTGTTTTCGTGCGTGTTCCACCTTTCTTTGTAGTTGCTCTTCCGCCAGACTCTCTTGGAGAGTAATCTGAGGGCCACCCGGACCTTCTTAGAGGAGGAGCGGCAGAGGACTGCCAGCTTGAGCGAGGTGCTTGCGCTGCGGGACCGGGAGCACCAGGCGCAGGAGAAGGCCTAGGCTGACGAGGTCAAGAAGTGCGCCAAGGAGGCCAAGAGGTATGCTGCGGAGGCTAAGAAGTATCGGACGAGCTTAAGGCGTGTCGGGAGGCTCTTATCCTCGAGATCCCGCGCTACAAGGAGTCCGAGGTGTACCGGAGGGATGTTGAGAGCTACCTTGCTGCACATGGGGAGGATGTTATGATGTGGGCCAGTACACCATGCAGCGGGATCTATATGCTGCCCTTCATCGCCGAGATGCGTCCTTTGATCCCACGGCTTGGGGTTTACCTCCAGCTCTCGACAACCCCGACACAGCTGCCACGGTCGAGTCTGTCTAGCCAGCGGATGCCGCCGCCGAGCCCCGTTCATCATCTGTGCCTCAGTCAGCTGCCGCCTCGCCTACACAGTTTGCTGACGACCTTCCGGACCTCTCCCTTGGTCTCGGGACTGCTGTTGCTGCCCTTCCTTTGGATCAGATTCACATCCCGGAGGGTATGGATGACCTCGCGCCTGCTACAGAGGCCGGGGCGACCTCCGAGCCACCTCGCGACTAGTAGGCTTTATCTTGCATTTTGTTTTGTATAAGGGACCTTTTGCATGTTGgccctttttattattttgctgATGTTTGCCAAACATCTTCCTTGCGTTTATGACATTTTGCTGTCTTTTCTACTTGTGCCTTGTGTTCTTTTAGGGATTTTATGATTCTCCTTTATTTGCGTTGTCTCGGGTTTCCCGCCTTTGAGTGTTGAGTGGCTGAGGCACGAGGCCTCCATGGCGGGCTGCTGCTCGGACGACTTTGTGGGTGGAGGCCGAGGGCGTGGCCCCCCGTCGTCCCGAGGTCGGCCACCGCCTCGGGGTCGTCCACTACCTCGGGGTCGTTCACTGCCTCAGGGTCGCTCACGGCCTCGAGGTCGTCTTCCGCCTTTTGGTTCCAAGTCCCCTTTGGTCTTGCCTTGGTTCTTCGCGCCCACGAAGCTTGTGTTTCGCCTTCACGCCTAGTGCCTCGAGGTCGTCCTCCACCTTTTGGTTCCAAGTCCCATTTGGTTTTGCCTTGGTTCTTCGTGCCCACGGAACTTGTGTTTTGCCTTCACGCCCAGTGCCTCGAGGTCGGCCGCACCGCCTCGGGGTCGTCCACGGCCTCGGGGTCATTTACGGCCTCAAGGTCGTCCTCCACCTTTTGGTTCCAAGTCTCacttggatcatatacactcatggAACTTGTGTTTCGCCTTCACGCCTAGTGCCTCGAGGTCGGTCGCACCGCCTCGGGGTCGTCCACAGCCTCGAGGTCGTCCGGGGCGCGGGGCTCCGGCTACGCActcgtttgttttttttttttaacttaatgcTTTTATCGATGTTGTTTGCTTTTCCAAGTTGGCGTCGGGCCCGGGTGCCTCAACCCTCGACCCTTAGCACGCCCGTTCGATGGTAGGCGAGATTAAACCTCGGGGTCCCGGCTTGATCCCGTACCCTCACTAGGGTGTAAGTTGTTCTAAGTCGAGACCGATTGGTCTTACGCCTAGAAACTCTTCCGTTCGGCGATAGGCGGGATCGGACCCTATATCGCCCCTAGGGTGTTCAGTCGTCCTAAGTTGAGACCATTCGGTCTTGTGCCTAGGGACTCTTCCGTTCGGCAATAGTCAAGGGCGGACCTTGTATCGCCCCTAGGGTTTTTGGTCTTTGAAGTTAAAGCGTTTTACGCTATTGGACTTAAAGACTTGTCCGTTCAGCGATAGGCGAGGTCGAGCCTCGTATCGCTCCTAGGAGTGTGGCCATTTAAATGAGGCGGCCTAAGGTTATGAGGTTGGCCGTAGAGGACCCGGAGGTCGGCCGTGTAAGACCCGGAGGTCGTTCGTGGAGGTGACCCGGAGGTCGGCCGCGCGATGACCGCGGGGGTCAGCCGAGCGGTAACTCCGTGACTTTcgaaacaatattaaaaatggGTGCAAGGAAAGTCGCGATTTTATTATTGAATGCATTTTAAGGGGACGGGCCGCCTTACAACAGAGTGTTTATTGGTAGTACCGCCAATTTGTGAGTGATCACTTCGCGGTCGAGCCCCGGCATGTCCTCGGGGCCCCATGCGAACACGTCCTTGAAGCGCCGGATGACCTTGATGATTCGACCCCGGAGGTCGGCCGGCAACCCTGTCCCGACCTTGACGACCCTCTCGGGGCGGCCGAGGTCCAGCACGACCTCCTCAGTCTCGACTATGGGCTCGGCGCGGGGCCGACCCTCCTCGCCTTGTAACGCCTTCTCGCCGATAGTGTGGACCTGGAGGTCCCTTTTGCCGATTTGGCGACATGCCTTCAAATAGCAGCTTCGGCTAACCTTCTGATCTCCTCTTGCCACCCCGACCCCGGTCGGGGTGGGGAACTTCAAACATAGGTGTTCCATGGATATTATGCTCCGGAGGTCTTCCAAGGCGGGTCGACCAAGAATGATGTTGTGCGCGCATTCGCTCTTGACGACCACGAACTCGACCTCCCACCTCTTGACGTGCGGCTGGGTGCCTATCTCCACCTCGAGGCTGATAGAACCCTCCGTCTCGATGGAGTCTCCCGTGAACCCGGACAGCGGGGTTCTGACCTGTGTTAATTGTTTCCTTGATAGGCCGAGCTTGGTGAACGTGTCATAGTATATGACGTTCACCGAGCTCCCCGTGTCCACCAGCACCCGGTGCACGATGACATTGTTGATGTCCAAGGTGATCACCAAGGCATCGCGATGCGGTAAAGGGCCGTCCGGGAGGTCGTCGTCTGTGAAGGTAATAGGTTCTCTCCTCGGCTTTTTCTCATGCGGTTGGCGGACGACCTCCCCCACATAAAGGTTTCGGGCCCATTTCTTCCTTTTTGATTGTGTGTCACCCCTTCGGGGCCTCCGAAGATGACGTGGATGACCTGCTTCTTTTGAGGGTGGGGCTCGTCCAactccttctcctcctcctcagtGAGTTGGTCGAGCTCCCTCTTACACGACCCGGAGGCGGGTGGCTCGGAGCCACCCTTCTTCTTCCACACGTTGCCCGGGCCTTGAGGTCGGCCTTGCCCCGACCTCTTAACGTACTGACCGAGGTAACCCCTTTGGATCAGCTCCTCGATCTGTCTCTTGAGAACCATGCACTCGTTGGTGTCGTGTCCTTGCTGTCTGTGGAAACGACAATACTTGTTCGGATCCGCGTTCGGCGACACCTTCAAACACTCATCCGGGTATGATATGATGCCCATGACCTCGGCATGCTCCAAAATAGCGCTCACCGGATGTGTTAGAGGGGTCAGGCAACGAAGGGGCGCCAACCGGGGCCCTTGGCGCGGGGGCCTTGGAGTCCGACGTTCCTCTTGGGGTGCCTTGTCTCGACCCCGGCCTCGttcctcctccttcttcttcctctcagCCTCCTTCGCCTCAGTGAACCTCGCCGCTCGGTCCAGCAACGCCGCATACGTTTTCGGGCGATTCTGGACGAGGTCGCGGTGGAAGGGCCCCGATCTGACATTGCTGGTGAAGATCGGTATGGCCGCCTTCTCATCGAAATTCTCCACTGACCTCGCCTCCTTCTTCCACCTGATGAGGTAGTCAGTCAATGTTTCCGTGCTCCACTGTTCCAACTTACACATATTGGCGAACTGCTTCTTCTTTGGGATGCTGCTGGCGTAGTATGTCAAGAATTTTCCCGAGAGATCCGCAAAGGTTGAGATGGATTTCTCGGGCAAAGAAGTGAACCAGTTTTGCGCTTGGCCGTCGAGGGTCGCGAAAAAACCTCGGCACATGACGGCGTCACTTGCACCCGCCATCATGATGGCGGCTCGATACCTGTGGAGGTGGGCTCGGGGGTCGGCCGACCCCGTATAAGCCTTAATGGTTGGGAATCGGAAGTCCCTCGGTAGCGGTTCCGCTATGACATCGTCGGTGAATGGGGAGGTCAACACCTCCTGAGGCTCCGGGGACCCTTCTCGCGCTTCCAACTTACGCTGGAGCTCGTCCATCCGTCTACGTAACTGCTCCATCTCACTGTTGTGGGAGCTCGAGGGTCGTCCACGAGTCTCCCCGGATTGCTCTATACGCGAGGATTGTTCCCGCCAAGGTTGAGCGCGGGGCTCAAGGCTCGGGGCCCTTCGTGAAGCCGACCCCTCGGCGGGCGCCTCGTTGGGGGGTCCGAAGTCGAGGCATTCGTGGATTGGGACCCGTGTGCCCAATCGTCCAAGGGCGGACTTGGTAGCCCGGGTTGGTCGGGCTCCTCCTGTCTCGCGTTGCAAAGGCCGACCTCGAGGGGCCTCGTCTCCTCCCCTCCTTGCTGAGGGCCGAGGTGAATTGACCTCCTCGCCGACGTGGGGTTCGGGTGTGCGAGGTCGGCGGATACTCGGGCCCTCCTCTCGCCGTGACGGACCGTGTGGGAAAGCCACGAGGTTGCCTTGAAGCCCGTCCAAGATCTGTGTCAACACGATTGTGGCTTGCCGGAGCGCGGCCATCCCCTCCTGGAATCCCGAGGCTGGAGGTGGAGGGGGCGGGTCGGCCCGGCCTGACGGTTATGGTTGATGACGTCCCGGAGGTCGCCGGCCGACCTCACGGGCATGGTTTGACGACTCGCCGCCCCGTTAGGTTCACCGGCACGGGAGGGAGCGCAATTACCACGCGAGCCGTGGGAGTTGCCGGAGTTGGATCCAGATCTTGCCATAGCTAGTGGAAAAAAGGAATAGCACGCTCGAGCTTGTACGtcgagctctcaatgaaagcaccaatgatggatttaattaacccgggtagcccgaatcaataaacccgataaGATTATAGGGGGTATGACAAGTACGGATCAAAGTGTATCTCGGAggtattttgtatattgaataatgGATAAAGCTATTACAAGATTGGTAATAACAAGACAAGGATGTCGTTAGGACAAAGTATGAAGAAGATGTCTCAATAG contains these protein-coding regions:
- the LOC116015888 gene encoding uncharacterized protein LOC116015888 is translated as MEQLRRRMDELQRKLEAREGSPEPQEVLTSPFTDDVIAEPLPRDFRFPTIKAYTGSADPRAHLHRYRAAIMMAGASDAVMCRGFFATLDGQAQNWFTSLPEKSISTFADLSGKFLTYYASSIPKKKQFANMCKLEQWSTETLTDYLIRWKKEARSVENFDEKAAIPIFTSNVRSGPFHRDLVQNRPKTYAALLDRAARFTEAKEAERKKKEEERGRGRDKAPQEERRTPRPPRQGPRLAPLRCLTPLTHPVSAILEHAEVMGIISYPDECLKVSPNADPNKYCRFHRQQGHDTNECMVLKRQIEELIQRGYLGQYVKRSGQGRPQGPGNVWKKKGGSEPPASGSCKRELDQLTEEEEKELDEPHPQKKQVVRQPHEKKPRREPITFTDDDLPDGPLPHRDALVITLDINNVIVHRVLVDTGSSVNVIYYDTFTKLGLSRKQLTQVRTPLSGFTGDSIETEGSISLEVEIGTQPHVKRWEVEFVVVKSECAHNIILGRPALEDLRSIISMEHLCLKFPTPTGVGVARGDQKVSRSCYLKACRQIGKRDLQVHTIGEKALQGEEGRPRAEPIVETEEVVLDLGRPERVVKVGTGLPADLRGRIIKVIRRFKDVFAWGPEDMPGLDREVITHKLAVLPINTLL